A single genomic interval of Lathyrus oleraceus cultivar Zhongwan6 chromosome 7, CAAS_Psat_ZW6_1.0, whole genome shotgun sequence harbors:
- the LOC127104693 gene encoding uncharacterized protein LOC127104693, giving the protein MASDQENSQDANAPDDTSEKEITRGITIMKSIIRDRDKAVTYNVNWNADNQLIGSNAAKLASYIGTLVRMHIPITATRWSNKELGSAKDKIWTEILRSFNIEDTTIRKKYILQLAGKRHRGWRTFLTNKYLKDKENFFVEYDPEYPVKYAIFITEEEWVAFVDQRRDENFKKVSATNRERASNPTYAYKKGRLGYARLEEKILDETKSDATSLPPHVLWKEARVGKDGTVRDDVQHIYDECETLSQSISTAEDQENRSVLSRALNVPEYPGRVRGKGHGCTPTSLYKNPRRRNPSNQEVMETLQALQAQVLQLQKDNERYRCMEKCSSQLKETSEKASINCQNKFPEGISSCQLYLSSPTYRLVGKGKVHNTSGDLLHHRPLPDGHLKVSVDVVLDKDALLPIPDIVSETTLLRDAIGSFVAWPLDLIFIDDETPTKPASKDKGILRHNESVASQKEVFAQGSQQLSQKIGSRQKNKRDLPVTSLPKKGAFVPRYQISLETLVDSSDMATAGAIRLLDMEEDIFGYSCTETIGKEDLEHIFRHQELGVGVIHTYIRFLYDNFMRGNDQLSNRFRFVSSSLVNKALICREPDSCREYLVKRFMASSTNNLYLWPYNSGCHWLLLAIDPLKEVVYFLNSIDGEWTNYPDMKQLVDTSIKVFRSQRQARVPRTKSSNITWIKVQCPLQRNGIDCGYFVMRFMREIINMNQIEIPITVETLWILPFPLKSGGNPCLRKHVFTV; this is encoded by the exons ATGGCTAGTGATCAAGAAAACTCACAAGATGCAAATGCTCCTGATGATACTTCAGAAAAAGAAATTACACGAGGCATCACTATTATGAAGAGTATCATTCGTGATAGAGATAAAGCAGTAACATATAATGTAAATTGGAATGCTGATAACCAACTAATTGGGTCTAATGCTGCAAAGTTGGCAAGCTACATTGGTACACTTGTTCGTATGCACATTCCAATCACTGCTACAAGATGGAGTAATAAAGAGTTGGGTAGCGCTAAAGATAAGATTTGGACTGAGATATTG AGGTCTTTTAACATTGAAGATACAACTATCCGAAAAAAGTATATActtcaattggccggaaaaagacaCAGAGGGTGGAGAACGTTTTTAACAAACAAGTATCTTAAGGACAAAGAAAATTTTTTTGTTGAATATGATCCGGAATATCCAGTGAAGTATGCGATCTTCATTACAGAAGAAGAATGGGTTGCTTTTGTAGACCAAAGAAGAGACGAAAATTTCAAGAAAGTGAGTGCCACAAATCGCGAGAGAGCGTCAAATCCCACgtatgcatacaaaaaagggcgtTTGGGATATGCACGCTTAGAGGAAAAAATT TTAGACGAGAcgaaaagtgacgcaacatcaCTTCCGCCACATGTTTTGTGGAAAGAAGCTCGTGTGGGAAAGGATGGAACTGTTAGGGATGACGTTCAACATATTTATGATGAATGT GAGACCCTATCTCAATCGATAAGCACAGCTGAGGACCAGGAGAACAGGAGCGTACTTAGTAGAGcactaaatgttcctgagtatcCCGGTCGGGTGAGGGGTAAAGGGCATGGTTGTACTCCAACTTCCTTGTATAAGAATCCAAGGAGAAGAAATCCTagcaatcaagaagtgatggAGACGTTGCAGGCATTACAAGCGCAAGTTCTTCAATTGCAAAAGGATAATGAGAGATATAGGTGTATGGAAAAGTGCAGTTCACAGTTGAAAGAAACTAGTGAGAAAGCCAGTATCAATTGTCAAAAtaaatttcccgag ggcatttcatCTTGTCAGCTATACTTATCGTCACCGACTTATCGCctagttggcaagggaaaagtgcacaacacttcgggaGATTTACTTCACCATAGACCGCTCCCGGATGGACACCTTAAAGTATCGGTTGATGTTGTATTAGATAAGGATGCGTTGCTACCGATACCTGACATTGTTTCAGAGACAACATTGCTGCGAGATGCAATAGGATCATTTGTTGCATGGCCCTTGGATCTCATTTTCATTGATGATGAG ACGCCTACAAAACCCGCATCTAAGGATAAAGGGATTTTGCGGCACAACGAgtctgttgcatcacaaaaagaG GTATTTGCTCAAGGGTCACAACAACTGAGCCAGAAAATTGGTAGTCGACAGAAAAACAAAAGGGATCTTCCAGTGACTTCTTTGCCAAAAAAAGGTGCTTTTGTGCCTCGATACCAGATATCTCTTGAAACACTTGTTGACTCATCAGATATGGCAACAGCTGGTGCTATTCGCTTACTGGATATGGAGGAAGATATCTTTGGTTATTCATGCACTGAAACAATCGGAAAAGAAGATCTGGAACATATTTTTCGGCATCAAGAATTAGGCGTCGGTGTTATACACACATACATCCG GTTCTTGTATGACAATTTCATGCGCGGGAATGATCAATTGTCAAACAGATTCCGTTTCGTGTCTTCCTCCCTGGTCAACAAAGCATTAATTTGTAGGGAACCGGATTCATGTAGAGAGTACTTAGTCAAGAGATTCATGGCCAGCAGTACAAACAACTTGTATCTTTGGCCGTATAATTCAGG GTGTCACTGGTTGTTGCTTGCTATTGATCCTTTAAAAGAAGTGGTATATTTTCTGAATTCGATAGATGGTGAATGGACAAATTATCCGGATATGAAGCAATTAGTTGATAC atCAATAAAAGTGTTCCGATCTCAAAGACAAGCTCGAGTACCACGTACTAAATCCAGCAACATTACGTGGATAAAAGTGCAG TGTCCTCTACAGCGCAACGGTATCGATTGCGGATACTTTGTAATGAGGTTTATGAGGGAAATCATTAATATGAATCAAATAGAGATTCCAATAACG GTGGAAACACTTTGGATTTTACCCTTTCCTTTGAAATCTGGAGGAAATCcatgcttgagaaaacatgtttTTACGGTGTGA